From Coffea arabica cultivar ET-39 chromosome 2e, Coffea Arabica ET-39 HiFi, whole genome shotgun sequence, the proteins below share one genomic window:
- the LOC113733466 gene encoding LOB domain-containing protein 15 isoform X2, producing MSRERERLEEIGKKIKRESDVFSSQLGRRHMLGGDGGGTLNTITPCAACKLLRRRCAQECPFSPYFSPHEPQKFASVHRVFGASNVSKMLMEVPESQRADAANSLVYEANVRLRDPVYGCMGAISTLQQEVQSLQAELNAVRAEILQYRFRETSNINIHVPSNSNLALLSSGAVSIAALPPTPPPPPPHLPPPPPSLPHTSPSSSMYSPPSSTAADFSTISNENISFFG from the exons ATGTCTAGAGAAAG GGAGAGGCTTGAGGAGATTGGGAAGAAGATCAAGAGAGAATCCGATGTGTTCAGCAGTCAGTTGGGAAGGAGACATATGTTGGGAGGAGATGGAGGAGGAACCCTTAACACTATTACACCTTGTGCGGCTTGTAAACTTTTGAGACGACGCTGTGCTCAAGAGTGCCCTTTTTCTCCATATTTTTCTCCTCACGAGCCCCAAAAATTTGCTTCAGTCCACAGAGTTTTTGGGGCAAGTAATGTTTCCAAGATGCTCATG GAAGTTCCAGAAAGTCAAAGAGCAGATGCAGCAAATAGTCTAGTTTACGAGGCAAATGTAAGGCTAAGAGATCCAGTGTACGGATGCATGGGAGCAATTTCCACTTtacaacaagaagttcaatctTTGCAAGCAGAACTCAACGCAGTaagggctgaaattttgcaataCAGATTTAGGGAAACCTCCAACATTAATATTCATGTGCCCTCTAATTCTAATTTGGCCTTGCTTTCTTCTGGGGCTGTTTCTATTGCTGCACTGCCACCTACTCCCCCTCCTCCTCCGCCGCATCTGCCCCCTCCGCCCCCTTCACTTCCTCATACATCTCCCTCTTCTTCCATGTACTCCCCACCCTCTAGTACTGCCGCCGATTTTAGCACCATCTCCAACGagaatatttctttttttggctAA
- the LOC113733466 gene encoding LOB domain-containing protein 15 isoform X1: MSRESRERLEEIGKKIKRESDVFSSQLGRRHMLGGDGGGTLNTITPCAACKLLRRRCAQECPFSPYFSPHEPQKFASVHRVFGASNVSKMLMEVPESQRADAANSLVYEANVRLRDPVYGCMGAISTLQQEVQSLQAELNAVRAEILQYRFRETSNINIHVPSNSNLALLSSGAVSIAALPPTPPPPPPHLPPPPPSLPHTSPSSSMYSPPSSTAADFSTISNENISFFG, from the exons ATGTCTAGAGAAAG caGGGAGAGGCTTGAGGAGATTGGGAAGAAGATCAAGAGAGAATCCGATGTGTTCAGCAGTCAGTTGGGAAGGAGACATATGTTGGGAGGAGATGGAGGAGGAACCCTTAACACTATTACACCTTGTGCGGCTTGTAAACTTTTGAGACGACGCTGTGCTCAAGAGTGCCCTTTTTCTCCATATTTTTCTCCTCACGAGCCCCAAAAATTTGCTTCAGTCCACAGAGTTTTTGGGGCAAGTAATGTTTCCAAGATGCTCATG GAAGTTCCAGAAAGTCAAAGAGCAGATGCAGCAAATAGTCTAGTTTACGAGGCAAATGTAAGGCTAAGAGATCCAGTGTACGGATGCATGGGAGCAATTTCCACTTtacaacaagaagttcaatctTTGCAAGCAGAACTCAACGCAGTaagggctgaaattttgcaataCAGATTTAGGGAAACCTCCAACATTAATATTCATGTGCCCTCTAATTCTAATTTGGCCTTGCTTTCTTCTGGGGCTGTTTCTATTGCTGCACTGCCACCTACTCCCCCTCCTCCTCCGCCGCATCTGCCCCCTCCGCCCCCTTCACTTCCTCATACATCTCCCTCTTCTTCCATGTACTCCCCACCCTCTAGTACTGCCGCCGATTTTAGCACCATCTCCAACGagaatatttctttttttggctAA
- the LOC113730275 gene encoding peroxidase P7-like, with product MASFPVSSSLTICMLFLVIGSTSAQLSTNFYYHSCPNLFSTVKSTVQSAISKEARMGASLLRLFFHDCFVNGCDGSVLLDDTSSFTGEKRAAPNFNSARGFEVVDNIKSAVERACPGVVSCADVLAIAARDSVEILGGPRWDVKLGRRDARTASQAAANNSIPPPTTNLNALISRFSAVGLSSKDLVALSGSHTIGLARCTNFRARIYNETNNLDSSLARTRQSNCPSVSGSGDNNLAPLDLQTPTNFDNNYFKNLVNRRGLLHSDQQLFNGGSTDSAVRAYSNNPGSFASDFAAAMIKMGDIKPLTGSKGEIRKNCRRVN from the exons ATGGCTTCATTCCCGGTCTCTTCGAGCTTAACTATCTGCATGCTCTTCCTAGTTATAGGAAGCACTTCAGCTCAACTTTCAACTAATTTCTACTACCACTCTTGTCCGAATCTTTTTAGCACGGTCAAATCCACAGTGCAATCTGCAATATCAAAGGAAGCCCGAATGGGAGCCTCTCTCCTCCGCTTATTTTTCCATGATTGCTTTGTTAAC GGATGCGATGGTTCAGTCCTGCTTGACGACACTTCCTCCTTCACAGGGGAGAAGAGGGCAGCTCCTAATTTCAATTCTGCCAGGGGATTTGAGGTGGTCGACAATATAAAGTCAGCTGTGGAGAGGGCATGTCCCGGTGTGGTCTCTTGTGCTGACGTTTTGGCCATTGCTGCTCGTGACTCTGTTGAGATC CTTGGTGGCCCCCGCTGGGATGTAAAACTTGGAAGAAGAGATGCTAGGACTGCAAGTCAAGCTGCTGCAAATAATAGCATTCCTCCGCCAACCACCAATCTTAACGCTCTAATTTCCAGATTCAGTGCAGTTGGACTCTCTAGCAAGGACCTCGTTGCTTTATCTG GATCTCACACGATTGGACTAGCAAGATGCACAAATTTCAGAGCACGCATCTACAATGAGACCAACAATTTGGACAGTTCCTTGGCTCGAACAAGGCAAAGCAACTGCCCAAGTGTTAGCGGATCAGGGGACAACAATTTGGCACCTCTGGACCTCCAGACTCCCACAAATTTTGACAATAACTATTTCAAGAACCTTGTTAACCGAAGAGGGCTGCTTCACTCGGATCAACAGCTATTTAATGGCGGGTCAACTGATTCAGCCGTTAGAGCATATAGCAACAACCCAGGCTCCTTTGCCTCTGATTTTGCAGCAGCCATGATCAAGATGGGTGATATTAAGCCTCTCACTGGATCCAAGGGCGAGATTAGGAAGAATTGCAGGAGAGTTAACTAG